In Aerococcaceae bacterium zg-252, the genomic window GCCAGAGGTTTATAATTTAAGTCAGGCAGATGCAGAAGCGTTGTTAAAAGAAAATAATATAGAAGTGGACAGCGTAGTTCACCAATGGAATAACAGTTTATCCCAAGGAACGGCGATTGAAACAAAACCAGAAGCTAATTCACGTGTGGCAAAAAATAGTAAAGTTCAATTAATCGTGAGTAATGGTAAAGAACAAGTTGAACTAGGGGATTATGTGGGGCAACGGTATGAACCGATTCGTCAACAATTAACAGATGCGAATTTTATTGTGGATAGACGTGGAATGGCGACAACAGACCCTAATCAAGTCGGTGTCATTTTAGCCCAAAGCGTTAAAGCAGGTTCGAAAGTTGTGCCGTCGGACACAACGATTACGTTTACGGTTGGGCAAATGTCAGATTCGGTTACAATGCAGAATTTTGATAATTTACCATTAGCTATGGTTGAAAAATTTGCAGAAGAGTATGGCTTGAGTGTTGATGTAAGTTATGAATTTGATAATTATGTACCTGAGGGGCAAGTGATTAGTCAAAGCCCGGCTAATGGAACGACATTAGTTGCAGGAGATGTCATCTCTGTTGTCGTTTCAAAAGGGGTCGAAGAAGAAGTCATTGTTCCAGTGCGAGAAAATATTACAGTGGAATATTTACCGCGTTATGCAGAAGATGATACGAATATGGAAAAACCTTTACCAAATCGAATTGATATCTATATTGGAGATACACGCAATAGCATTAATACGATTAATCGTAGCTTTGAAATTACAGAAGATGTTCCGATTCAATTGTTATTGTATATTGCAAACAATGGTGTTGGACAATATCGTATTGTGCGTGACGGAGAAGTATTTCTAGAAAGTAATTCTGTTTATCCGGAATAAGTGAGTTTTTGACGGATACATTAGTGTAATTTAAGTATTACTAGTCGAGGTGGCGATGAAGTTAGATAGTTAAATCGAACTTCACCCACCTTTTAGAGTATCTAAAAGTAGATGACAGATTGTGATATAGAGAAAGTATTACCTGTAAAGAAAGGAGCATTCCTTGAGTAAAGAAGTAAGAAAAGGATTGATTTATCAAGCAATTAGTGGTTTTTATTATGTTTGGTCGCAAGAGGAGTCTTTTGCAACGAAACCACGAGGGAATTTTCGTCACCAACAAATTAAACCATTAGTGGGTGATGAAGTGGAATTTGAAGTAGATATTGAAGATGAAAAATCAGAAAGCCGTATTATTAAAATATTGCCACGAAAAAATTCGCTTGTGCGTCCACCCGTTGCGAATGTCGATTATGCGCTAGTCGTCATGTCACTAGTTGAGCCGGATTTTTCGTATAATTTGCTAGACCATTTTTTAGTGTCATTGGAGTCAAATCACATTTCACCGTATATCATTTTGACAAAAAAAGATGTTTTGGTTGAAAAACGAGGTCAAGAAGCAGCTGATGATTTAATCAATGATATTAGACAAGTTTACCGTACCGCCAAGTATCCTGTGCTTGTTAAAGAAGAAAGTAATCAGTTTATCGAGCAATTAGCTGGTCATGTCGAGTCAGGTATTTATATTGTAATGGGACAATCAGGAGTAGGAAAATCAACCCTTTTAAATCAGTTGTTGCCAAATAGTGATATTCAAACGGCTGAGATTAGTGATTATTTGAATCGTGGACGACACACAACACGTGAAGTGACCCTGTATCCATGGAATGACGGCTTGTTAGCTGATACACCTGGTTTTAGTGCTATTGAATTTCCGGAAGTGGAAAAAGAACAATTAGGCGAATATTTTCCTGAAATTTGGCAGCAAAGTCAGCATTGCCGTTTTAGAGGTTGTCTGCATATAAATGAGCCGAATTGTGCAGTTAAGCAGGCAGTGGATTTAAATGAGATTGCTGTTTCGAGGTATCAAAATTACTGCCAAATATTAGAAAAAATAGAACAAAGAAAACCAATTTATCGCAAGAAAAAATAATGGACGTTGGAGGAGAATACAAATGAAAATAGCACCATCAATGTTGAGTGCAGATTTTACTGGATTATTAACAGAAATAAAAGAAATGGAACAATTAGGTGCTGATTACTTACATATTGATATTATGGACGGCAATTTTGTACAAAATATTTCGTTTGGTCCAATGGTATATCAATGGTTGCGTCCACATACGGAGTTAGTATTTGATGTACACATGATGGTTCAGCAGCCAGAACGCTATATTGAATCGGTTGCCCAAGCCGGTGCTGATATTATTAGCGTTCATGTGGAGGCGACTAATCATTTATATCGAGTGATTCAACAAATTCATCAATTAGGCAAAAGAGCCGGTGTCGTTATCAATCCAGGAACATCAGTGGCTCAGTTGGAGGCTGTTTTATCGGAAGTGGAATTAGTCTTGGTGATGACGGTTAATCCAGGTTTTGGTGGTCAAACATTTATTGAATCGACAGTAGAAAAAATTGCACAATTAGCTGCGATTCGTAAAGAAAAAGGCTATCAGTTTGAAATTGAAGTTGACGGTGGTATTAATCATGAAACAGGTAAGCGATGTGTTGCTGCCGGAGCAGATGTGTTAGTAGCAGGTTCATACTTATTTAATGCAGATAATCGACTACAAGCGATGCAAGCACTCAGACAAATTGAGGCATAATTAATATGAAACGAGTACTCATTTGTGCCGGTGGGCCGCAACCAGCATTTGTTAAAGTTGTGAGAGAACAGTATGATTTTTGGATTGGGGTCGATAGAGGGGCACTAAATTTAGTAAATTCAGACTTGCCTTTAGATGTGGCTTTTGGGGACTTTGATTCGGTATCGTCAGAAGAATTTGAGCTGGTTCAAAATAGAGCAAGACAATTGTTTCGCTTTAATGCTGAAAAAGATGATACGGATTTACAGCTTGCACTGATGTATGTTGTTGAGCAGTTTCCTGAAGTGGAAAGTATTCATATATTTGGTGGATTAAGTGGTAAGGGACGTGTCGACCATTTGATTGCGAATACTTGGTTTGTGCACGATTCACGCTTTGCCTCTGTTATCGAACGTATTCGTTGGATTGAGTCGAATCATGAGATGTGTGTTTATTTACCAGGTGTTCATCAGATAAAAAATGAGTTGGATTATCGTTATTTATCAATTGTTTCGCACACACCGGTTCAGCAGCTGAAGATTGAGGGGGCAAAATACGTTTTACCAGCAACGGACTTTGATGAGCCACGTTCGTTGATTAGTAATGAATTTTTACTGGAGCAATCGATTGTTACGTTGTCGTTTGAAAAAGGAATTATGACAGTGTGGTTTGTTGCAGATGACCACTAAGCAATGTTTTTTTGCGAAAAAAATTGATAGTCTAATAAAAAAAGTGTAAAGTATCTTGCCTTTACACTTAATCTGTGGTAAATTTGTAAGGTATGAAAAAAGCAGAGACAAATGCTCCTGCAAAATAAAGGAGGAATTACGATGGCTAAAGTATGTTACTTCACTGGTCGTAAAGCAAGATCAGGTAATAACCGTTCACACGCAATGAATTATAGCAAACGTCGTTTCGGCGCTAATTTACAAAAAGTTCGTGTAATGATTGATGGCGAGCCTAAAAAAGTTTGGGTTTCTGCTCGTGCTTTAAAATCAGGTAAAATCGAACGTGTTTAATTAAATGACTATTTGAACTGTTGACTGTAATTGGTCAGCAGTTTCTTTGTTTTTAGGGAGCAAATATCTGAATTTAGGATAAAGAATAAGGTGAGATGAGTTGAGAGTAGTGTGTTGAGTTCTGCAGAAAAAATAGCCATTAGTTATTATTTATGGTAGAATAACGATGATTAGATAAAATTTTGCTAAGGAGGTAGTTGAAATGGCGATTAAAATTCAAACTCCAAATGGACAAATTACATTAGAACAAGATGTCATCGCAACCGTTGTAGGTGCAGCTGTAACAGATAATTATGGTGTTGTTGGCATGGTAAGTAAAAATGTTATTCGTGATAATTTTACTGAAATTTTGAAAAAAGACAATTATGCTAAGGGTGTTGTAATTTCGCAACAAGGTAATGAAGTAGCAGTTGATGTTTACATCTTAGTATCTTATGGTACAAAAATTTCAGTTATTTGCCAAAATATTCAACAAGCAGTGAAATACAATGTAGAGCAATTATTAGGTTTTGAGATTAGTTACGTGAACGTCCATGTTCAAGGCGTAAAAGTCGTTGACTAGAACTTAAAATCGAGGAGGATTTCAGTGGAATTAAAACAAATTACAGCAGCAGAGTTTCGTGCAATGGTAATTGCCGGTGGACAACGCTTAAACGATCAAATGGAATTAATTAATTCATTAAATGTCTTTCCAGTTCCAGACGGTGATACAGGAACAAATATGAATATGTCATTTACATCTGGTGTGGAAAATTTAAAAGCATCAAATGCAACATCTGTTGGTGAATTAGCAGGTGCATTAGCTAAAGGATTATTAATGGGGGCACGTGGTAACTCAGGTGTTATCTTATCACAAATCTTTAGAGGTTTTTCACAGTCAGTAGCTGGAAAAGACGTCTTAGATGCAAATGATTTTGTAGCTGCTTTTGCTGGGGGAGTGGAATCTGCTTATAAAGCAGTCATGAAACCAGTTGAGGGAACGATTTTGACGGTTGCACGTGAGTCTGCTATTCGTGGTGAGAAAAAAGTTGCTAAAACGGATAATATTATCGAAGTAATGCAATCAATTGTTACTGGTGCAGAGAAGTCATTAGCAAAAACACCAGAACTATTACCAGTATTAAAACAAGTAGGCGTGGTTGATTCAGGTGGTAAAGGTTTATTATCTGTATATGAAGGTTTCTTAGCTGCCTTAAAAGGTGAGGCGGTTATTCAAGAGGGTGCAGCTGAAAAAACAGCTCATGCACACGCAATGTTTGAAGACGGTGCTGAGAACCCAATGACATTGGAAGAAATTACTTTCGGATACTGTACAGAAATCATGGTGCGTATCGGTGAGGGTCCAACAACGATTAAATCCTTTGATTATGAAGCGTTTCGTCAGACATTGGATAAAAAAGGTGACTCTTTATTAGTCGTAGCTGATGATGAAATTGTCAAAGTGCATATTCATACTGAAAATCCAGGTGAAATTATGCAATTAGGGCAAGAATTTGGTGAATTAATAAAAATTAAAGTTGATAATATGCGTGAACAAGTGCGTACCTTAGAAGCCAATGAAGCGTCGCAACAAGCAACGACAGCAGAGGTGGTTGCACCACTAGCACCAGCACCGG contains:
- the rsgA gene encoding ribosome small subunit-dependent GTPase A — protein: MSKEVRKGLIYQAISGFYYVWSQEESFATKPRGNFRHQQIKPLVGDEVEFEVDIEDEKSESRIIKILPRKNSLVRPPVANVDYALVVMSLVEPDFSYNLLDHFLVSLESNHISPYIILTKKDVLVEKRGQEAADDLINDIRQVYRTAKYPVLVKEESNQFIEQLAGHVESGIYIVMGQSGVGKSTLLNQLLPNSDIQTAEISDYLNRGRHTTREVTLYPWNDGLLADTPGFSAIEFPEVEKEQLGEYFPEIWQQSQHCRFRGCLHINEPNCAVKQAVDLNEIAVSRYQNYCQILEKIEQRKPIYRKKK
- a CDS encoding ribulose-phosphate 3-epimerase encodes the protein MKIAPSMLSADFTGLLTEIKEMEQLGADYLHIDIMDGNFVQNISFGPMVYQWLRPHTELVFDVHMMVQQPERYIESVAQAGADIISVHVEATNHLYRVIQQIHQLGKRAGVVINPGTSVAQLEAVLSEVELVLVMTVNPGFGGQTFIESTVEKIAQLAAIRKEKGYQFEIEVDGGINHETGKRCVAAGADVLVAGSYLFNADNRLQAMQALRQIEA
- a CDS encoding thiamine diphosphokinase, with product MKRVLICAGGPQPAFVKVVREQYDFWIGVDRGALNLVNSDLPLDVAFGDFDSVSSEEFELVQNRARQLFRFNAEKDDTDLQLALMYVVEQFPEVESIHIFGGLSGKGRVDHLIANTWFVHDSRFASVIERIRWIESNHEMCVYLPGVHQIKNELDYRYLSIVSHTPVQQLKIEGAKYVLPATDFDEPRSLISNEFLLEQSIVTLSFEKGIMTVWFVADDH
- a CDS encoding 50S ribosomal protein L28, which encodes MAKVCYFTGRKARSGNNRSHAMNYSKRRFGANLQKVRVMIDGEPKKVWVSARALKSGKIERV
- a CDS encoding Asp23/Gls24 family envelope stress response protein, whose product is MAIKIQTPNGQITLEQDVIATVVGAAVTDNYGVVGMVSKNVIRDNFTEILKKDNYAKGVVISQQGNEVAVDVYILVSYGTKISVICQNIQQAVKYNVEQLLGFEISYVNVHVQGVKVVD
- a CDS encoding DAK2 domain-containing protein, which encodes MELKQITAAEFRAMVIAGGQRLNDQMELINSLNVFPVPDGDTGTNMNMSFTSGVENLKASNATSVGELAGALAKGLLMGARGNSGVILSQIFRGFSQSVAGKDVLDANDFVAAFAGGVESAYKAVMKPVEGTILTVARESAIRGEKKVAKTDNIIEVMQSIVTGAEKSLAKTPELLPVLKQVGVVDSGGKGLLSVYEGFLAALKGEAVIQEGAAEKTAHAHAMFEDGAENPMTLEEITFGYCTEIMVRIGEGPTTIKSFDYEAFRQTLDKKGDSLLVVADDEIVKVHIHTENPGEIMQLGQEFGELIKIKVDNMREQVRTLEANEASQQATTAEVVAPLAPAPEYAIIAVAAGDGVTELYRSMGAEVLSGGQTMNPATEDFVKLIESSKAKRIVLLPNNKNIIMAAEQASQVAEVPTIVIPTKTIPEGIAALMAFNPEQEIEDNYTAMNAMSQQVKSGQITYSIRDTEIDGVTIKKDDFMGIVGGKIVLSIPNLADTLKQTLMVMMDEDSEIVTIIVGEEGSTEEAETVIAELAEQFEDAEFEIVQGDQPVYHYIISVE